The proteins below come from a single Zea mays cultivar B73 chromosome 8, Zm-B73-REFERENCE-NAM-5.0, whole genome shotgun sequence genomic window:
- the LOC103637333 gene encoding uncharacterized protein, translated as MDRSWVHARLFSHEYINGVKEFMSFIHGKFGEDEEILCPCSRCLNQKYQHQALVERHILMNGMESTYTRWIHHGENLDVYGLLNESGMTEDNSYDDGNLNGLLQDLDSAEKDKQDNENENDPEPNDKDSFFKSVMKEAKRQLYPGCTKFSKLSFVVKLLDMKSLYRICNSAFSAILKLLGDAFPECNTLPKSYYEAKSILKKLGLGYESIHVCYNNCVLFRKEYSKLDNCPICGLSRWVDVEGKKIPQKVLRHFPLIPRLQRMFVNKETAEQAQWHKLKGNPKENEMSHPADGEAWQDFDRKYPNFAKDARNLRLGLATDGFNPFSEKNTKYSMWPVLVVPYNLSPWACMEESNFMMALLIPGPTSPGKDFDIFLEPLIEDLLELWTGVPTYDALTGQKFNLRAAVLWCIHDYPALGTLSGRKTKGFFACIHCDKQPLSYSLRSKIGYFGHFRFLPVGHRLRKNNEFVGLHESNDPPGKFSMEELMAELERVKHVRPGKQQGSRKRKRSNLDKDHVVIWSRMVSLWKLPYWKNLKLRHNLDIMHIEKNICENLIGTILNIPGKTKDTIKARFDLKDMGIRKELHFRGNVDSCEMPYARYTLPTEYKKAFCDFLREVKFPDGFASNISRCLNAEGTKLQGLKTHDCHILLQRILPVAMRGFLDKDIYEALADLGKFFRELCSRTLKKDVLAEMRKEIPIILVKLEKIFPPAFFDVMVHLAVHLPDEALLRGPVHYGWMYPIERRLYTLKRYVRNRARPEGSIAEAYIADECLTFCSKYMDDVETKFNREPRNKGFSNEEAYTVDVFGHGVNFTSAPELVYDDSAIDQMVWYVLNNCSQVDKYMRMFRDELERDGMPNIERTLRQGFQTWFRTHILRMRNINQEEADDDLFSLACGLDFRVRKYSSCIVNGVRFNTSDRDKHRKTQNSGVMTQAAEIAQLVQENGQKVYGSDSEEEDDDDTILEYCSEAEEGATNDVDSDDE; from the exons ATGGATAGAAGTTGGGTGCATGCTagactattttctcatgaatatataAATGGCGTCAAAGAATTTATGAGCTTCATTCATGGGAAATTTGGAGAGGATGAAGAAATCTTATGTCCATGTAGTAGATGCCTTAATCAAAAGTACCAACATCAAGCTCTTGTGGAGAGGCATATATTGATGAATGGCATGGAAAGTACATATACTCGATGGATTCATCATGGAGAGAACCTTGATGTATATGGTTTGTTAAATGAGTCAGGTATGACTGAGGACAACAGCTATGATGATGGTAATTTGAATGGGTTGTTACAAGACTTAGACAGCGCAGAGAAAGATAAGCAAGACAATGAAAATGAGAATGATCCAGAACCTAATGACAAGGATTCAttttttaaatcggtgatgaaagAGGCTAAGCGTCAACTTTATCCAGGTTGTACGAAATTTTCGAAGTTGTCATTTGTggtaaaacttcttgatatgaagTCATTGTATAGGATATGCAACTCTGCATTTTCTGCAATATTAAAACTGTTAGGTGATGCTTTCCCAGAATGCAATACACTCCCCAAATCATATTATGAAGCAAAGAGCATTTTAAAGAAATTAGGTCTTGGATATGAATCAATACATGTGTGCTATAATAATTGTGTGCTCTTCAGAAAAGAATATAGCAAGCTTGACAATTGCCCTATTTGTGGTCTCTCAAGATGGGTTGATGTTGAAGGAAAGAAGATTCCACAGAAAGTGTTACGCCATTTTCCGTTGATACCTAGGCTACAGAGGATGTTTGTGAACAAAGAAACAGCAGAACAAGCACAGTGGCACAAGCTGAAGGGAAATCCTAAGGAAAATGAAATGAGTCACCCAGCTGATGGTGAGGCATGGCAAGATTTTGATAGAAAATATCCAAATTTTGCAAAAGATGCCAGAAACCTTAGACTTGGCTTAGCAACTGATGGGTTTAACCCCTTTTCGGAAAAAAACACTAAATACAGCATGTGGCCTGTACTTGTTGTGCCATACAACCTTTCACCTTGGGCGTGCATGGAGGAGTCAAATTTCATGATGGCTTTACTTATTCCTGGTCCTACATCACCTGGAAAGGACTTCGATATTTTTTTAGAGCCTCTTATAGAAGATTTACTTGAGCTTTGGACAGGTGTACCTACTTACGATGCTCTAACTGGACAAAAATTTAACCTACGTGCTGCAGTTTTATGGTGCATCCACGATTATCCAGCTTTGGGCACTCTTTCAGGGCGTAAAACAAAAGGTTTTTTTGCATGTATTCATTGTGACAAGCAACCTCTTTCATACAGCCTAAGGAGCAAAATTGGTTATTTTGGGCATTTTCGTTTCCTTCCGGTGGGACATCGCTTGCGCAAAAATAATGAATTTGTTGGTCTTCATGAAAGCAATGATCCCCCAGGTAAATTCTCTATGGAAGAGTTGATGGCTGAATTGGAGAGAGTCAAACATGTTAGGCCTGGGAAGCAACAAGGAAGTAGGAAAAGGAAACGTTCTAATTTGGACAAGGATCATGTGGTAATTTGGAGTCGGATGGTTAGTTTATGGAAGTTACCATATTGGAAGAATTTGAAACTGAGACATAATCTTGATATCATGCACATTGAGAAAAACATATGTGAAAACTTGATTGGGACTATTCTCAATATACCCGGGAAGACAAAGGATACAATTAAAGCTAGGTTTGATCTGAAAGATATGGGTATTAGAAAGGAGTTGCATTTTAGAGGGAATGTAGATTCATGTGAGATGCCTTATGCAAGATATACCTTGCCCACAGAATATAAGAAGGCCTTTTGTGATTTTTTGCGGGAGGTGAAGTTTCCAGATGGATTTGCATCCAACATATCAAGATGTTTAAATGCTGAGGGAACCAAATTACAAGGGCTTAAAACACATGATTGTCACATTCTTTTGCAAAGAATATTACCAGTTGCCATGAGAGGATTTTTGGACAAGGATATTTATGAAGCACTAGCGGATCTGGGGAAATTTTTTAGGGAATTGTGCAGCAGAACTCTTAAAAAGGATGTGTTGGCTGAAATGAGGAAAGAAATTCCAATAATTTTGGTGAAGCTTGAGAAAATATTTCCCCCAGCTTTCTTTGATGTGATGGTGCATCTAGCTGTGCATCTACCTGATGAGGCATTATTGCGAGGTCCTGTGCATTATGGTTGGATGTACCCAATTGAAAGGCGATTGTATACTTTGAAGCGCTATGTGAGGAACAGGGCACGACCGGAAGGCTCAATCGCTGAGGCATATATTGCGGACGAGTGCTTGACATTTTGCTCTAAATACATGGATGATGTCGAAACAAAATTTAATCGGGAACCAAGAAATAAAGGGTTTTCTAATGAGGAAGCCTATACCGTTGATGTTTTTGGGCATGGAGTTAATTTTACCTCTGCGCCTGAACTAGTGTATGATGATAGTGCCATTGATCAAATGGTATGGTATGTTCTGAACAATTGTAGTCAGGTTGACAAATATATGAG AATGTTCAGAGATGAATTAGAGAGAGATGGCATGCCTAACATTGAAAGAACATTGCGACAAGGATTCCAGACTTGGTTCAGAACCCAT ATCCTCAGAATGCGGAATATAAATCAAGAAGAGGCTGATGATGATCTATTTTCCTTGGCTTGTGGTCTTGATTTCAGAGTTCGAAAATACTCCTCATGCATAGTGAATGGTGTGCGGTTTAACACTAGTGACCGTGACAAGCATCGAAAGACACAAAATAGTGGAGTAATGACACAAG CTGCTGAAATTGCTCAATTGGTACAAGAAAATGGCCAAAAAGTGTATGGGAGTGATagtgaagaagaagatgatgacgaTACAATTTTGGAGTATTGCAGCGAAGCCGAAGAAGGTGCTACAAATGATGTTGACAGTGATGACGAATAG
- the LOC103636004 gene encoding uncharacterized protein, with protein sequence MPPGREKVGVKRPHGPQLSEPPLHPYEQLRLRQCMRNNSRLQQLGIPALSSMLASTNSISQRNRPSHRNSEDSESDYDISQDETGDDNVKGSKECNIRTTDNSLGAIKLCSKRVFAQQETTRITRSKKNIAQPDATLTPRHNIDYHTQGIVEANGHAHLDENTNMTNEGHVAPFDGKNPTGNEDNVDVLADNNRTIGGQVDDTNQMSNRDLELGQNDRWERGINMGHGLHRINRGLRGKLQVVIPEGKIRPMAPLVAAKFATECNISVRNHVPVFKHWKDYKNHSGLFNLFTGKLSAKFDINTSDAPVQKACSQMMKSAVRQQRYRLKKKYFDPFPLHLVAKKSPIRSMTDEEWNELVEYWKSPKKWYTSQKNKENRSKVKFHQTTGSRSYMVHVENLGDKYIDQEPDALDLFKECHYSKIKKCYSSSVQQVITEIENKWSTPTEGEQEMSVTEVVADVLAQNTKKNLFLQNVGIQSAYPRSSVRNIEAQLEVEKRANSALRSVVNTQREELEVLSKQMHEAEESRIKEQEEMKKRQVEMEAEMKKRQASMDAKLQLLFSKIQPR encoded by the exons ATGCCTCCTGGTCGTGAGAAGGTTGGAGTCAAAAGGCCACATGGACCTCAGCTATCAG AACCACCATTGCATCCATACGAACAACTGCGTCTAAGACAATGTATGAGGAATAATTCAAGGCTACAACAATTAGGAATCCCTGCTTTATCAAGCATGCTTGCAAGCACAAATTCTATTTCTCAGAGGAATAGGCCAAGTCATAGAAATAGTGAGGACTCTGAGTCTGATTATGATATTTCACAAGATGAGACTGGTGATGACAATGTTAAG GGCTCAAAGGAATGTAACATAAGAACTACTGATAATTCGCTTGGTGCAATCAAGCTCTGCTCTAAGAGAGTTTTTGCGCAGCAAGAAACTACTAGAATTACAAGGTCAAAGAAAAATATTGCTCAACCTGATGCAACTCTTACACCAAGGCACAACATTGATTACCACACACAGGGTATAGTTGAAG CTAATGGCCATGCCCATTTGGATGAGAACACTAACATGACCAATGAAGGTCATGTTGCTCCTTTTGATGGGAAGAACCCTACAGGCAATGAAG ATAATGTGGATGTCCTAGCTGATAACAACAGGACGATTGGAGGTCAAGTTGATGACACTAATCAGATGTCGAACAGAG ATTTAGAATTAGGTCAGAATGATCGGTGGGAAAGGGGAATCAATATGGGACATGGTCTTCATAGAATTAACCGAGGTTTGCGTGGAAAGTTGCAAGTTGTTATTCCTGAAGGGAAGATAAGGCCTATGGCACCACTTGTTGCTGCTAAGTTTGCAACTGAATGCAACATTTCTGTGAGGAACCATGTGCCAGTGTTCAAACATTGGAAGGATTACAAGAACCATTCAGGCCTATTCAATCTATTTACAGGAAAACTTAGT GCAAAGTTTGACATTAACACAAGTGATGCACCAGTTCAAAAGGCTTGTTCCCAGATGATGAAGAGTGCGGTTCGACAACAACGATACCGGCTCAAGAAAAAGTACTTTGATCCTTTTCCGCTACATCTAGTGGCAAAAAAATCTCCAATCAGATCTATGACTGATGAAGAGTGGAATGAACTTGTGGAGTATTGGAAGAGTCCAAAAAAGTGGTAT ACATCTCAAAAAAACAAAGAGAATCGATCCAAAGTTAAATTCCATCAAACAACTGGCTCTCGTAGCTACATGGTTCATGTAGAAAATTTG GGAGATAAATACATTGATCAAGAACCTGATGCACTGGATTTATTTAAGGAGTGTCACTACAGCAAgataaagaaatgctattcatcttcTGTTCAACAAGTTATA ACTGAAATAGAAAACAAGTGGTCTACACCAACAGAAGGTGAACAAGAAATGTCGGTGACTGAAGTTGTTGCTGATGTACTTGCTCAAAATACAAAGAAAAATTTGTTCCTTCAAAATGTGGGGATACAAAGTGCTTATCCAAGGTCTAGTGTAAGAAATATCGAAGCACAACTTGAAGTAGAGAAGAGAGCAAATAGTGCTCTTCGATCTGTTGTCAACACCCAACGGGAGGAACTAGAAGTATTGTCAAAGCAAATGCATGAAGCAGAAGAGTCACGGATCAAGGAGCAAGAGGAAATGAAGAAGAGGCAAGTTGAGATGGAAGCAGAGATGAAGAAGAGGCAAGCTTCCATGGATGCCAAGCTCCAACTTTTGTTTAGTAAAATTCAACCACGTTAG